The Salvelinus fontinalis isolate EN_2023a chromosome 39, ASM2944872v1, whole genome shotgun sequence genome has a window encoding:
- the LOC129838451 gene encoding beta-2-microglobulin-like, which yields MKTVLSVVAFCVVLVTINAKESSPKVQVYSRNPGEHGKDNTLICHVSAFHPPDISIQLLKNGVEIPDAKQTDLAFEQGWQFHLTKSVGFTPASGEEYTCRVRHLKNLKTYTWESDM from the exons ATGAAAACGGTTTTGTCCGTAGTTGCTTTCTGCGTCGTGTTGGTAACCATAAACGCAAAAGAAT CTTCCCCCAAAGTGCAGGTGTACAGCCGTAACCCAGGGGAACATGGGAAAGACAACACCCTGATCTGTCACGTGAGTGCCTTCCACCCCCCTGACATCAGCATCCAGCTCCTGAAGAACGGTGTGGAGATCCCCGACGCCAAGCAGACAGACCTGGCCTTCGAACAGGGGTGGCAGTTCCACCTCACCAAGAGTGTTGGATTCACACCAGCCAGCGGAGAGGAGTACACCTGCAGAGTCCGCCACCTGAAGAATCTGAAGACCTACACCTGGG AATCAGATATGTAA
- the LOC129838485 gene encoding serine protease FAM111A-like, whose protein sequence is MPDSREIQQILCDQFKGLLDHMKSRYPQEKSEPEVIELMREEFGKNPEGFTEVYRLIELAEVTTSVCKVQHELIEGTGFLLFDNLILTNGHLFKDKGVLLGKTLSVPTTVTFNFDNPLGSGQWKVNVKPEVVALQYGVDRWGRQVDYAILELSTPLKGKKFPPGLLQKYGPVPQTGGIYIVGHPEGGIKKIDSTTIIEVEQRTAAETKHLRENQSSIMLMQESIGDNELDKKFYEQIIQGKPDVLTYNTFCLNGASGSPVINPSHCQVINGIPVYGCQVIAMHTGGFLYTCKETQETQSVIEYAIPLRTILENVLFYLVETNNLQMFSRFTNVAMKNPHLFELIDILITLITEMVATSPPEHTAILHRICDTISQSGKIYEMQKFWLILLQMSPVS, encoded by the coding sequence AAGAGTAGGTATCCACAGGAGAAATCTGAACCTGAAGTGATAGAGTTGATGAGGGAGGAATTTGGTAAGAACCCGGAGGGTTTTACTGAAGTGTACAGGTTAATAGAGCTGGCAGAAGTGACCACCTCAGTCTGTAAAGTCCAACACGAATTGATCGAAGGAACAGGTTTCCTGCTGTTCGATAACCTCATCCTGACAAATGGTCATTTGTTCAAGGATAAAGGTGTACTTCTAGGAAAGACACTGTCGGTTCCCACAACTGTCACGTTTAATTTTGACAACCCACTTGGATCAGGTCAGTGGAAGGTAAATGTTAAACCAGAAGTGGTTGCCCTCCAATATGGAGTTGATAGGTGGGGGCGTCAGGTTGACTATGCCATACTGGAGTTGAGTACCCCATTAAAAGGCAAGAAGTTTCCTCCAGGTCTCCTTCAGAAGTATGGCCCAGTCCCTCAGACAGGTGGGATCTACATCGTTGGCCATCCAGAAGGAGGGATTAAAAAGATTGATTCCACGACCATAATAGAGGTGGAACAAAGAACTGCAGCTGAGACCAAACATTTACGAGAGAACCAGAGCTCCATCATGTTAATGCAAGAAAGCATTGGGGATAATGAGTTGGACAAAAAGTTTTATGAGCAGATAATACAGGGGAAACCGGATGTGCTGACCTATAACACCTTCTGCCTTAATGGAGCCTCTGGGTCTCCGGTTATAAATCCCAGTCATTGTCAAGTAATTAATGGCATCCCAGTATATGGCTGCCAGGTGATTGCCATGCACACTGGTGGCTTTTTGTACACATGTAAGGAAACTCAAGAAACTCAGAGTGTGATTGAATATGCAATCCCTCTCAGGACCATTCTAGAAAACGTATTGTTCTACTTGGTGGAGACAAACAATCTTCAAATGTTCTCAAGATTCACCAATGTTGCCATGAAAAACCCACATCTGTTTGAGCTCATTGACATTCTTATAACATTGATCACTGAGATGGTGGCCACAAGTCCACCTGAACACACGGCTATCCTTCACAGAATATGTGACACAATATCACAAAGTGGTAAAATATATGAGATGCAGAAATTCTGGCTGATCCTGCTGCAGATGTCACCTGTGAGTTGA